DNA from Corvus hawaiiensis isolate bCorHaw1 chromosome 28, bCorHaw1.pri.cur, whole genome shotgun sequence:
CTTTAGGGAGTCACTCTGCTGCCTGTGTGGCACCAGCATGGCTTGCGTGGTTGTGACAGAACTTTCATCTGCTGACAGatggaaatcaaaataaaaattaaattcgAGGCAGTAAATTAGGAGGCAGTACCAGAAAAGCTCTGCAGTCACAGGTATCTGTGTACATTTCCCCTGAAGACAGGAAAAGGCCGGCTCTGCCGTCAGCACTTTGCTCAAAACCTTCGCCCAAACAGAAAACAGCTCTCAGGGTGAGGAGGCAAATTAAGAAATTCACATGGCAGTTACGGGAATATCACTCCATGTGGTAGTTatggagctgctccagaagTTTAGGGCCAAGCAAAAGACCAATTCAGCTGTGATCTATTCCACATTTAGGAAATCAAATAGCTTGAACACAGATCCATGGCATGAAGGGACCTCTCTTAACTTCTGGAGAAACAGGAGGCAGCGTCAGAGGAGGATTTTCTTAATGCCTTCCATGACCAGCTCTAACCACATCCCTTCCTGAGGTTGCACAAGCACAGCTTTTGATCAAaatcctctccttcctcccaaaaataaatgaaaaacaacttCTAAAAACAAACGTAGCGATGGAGAAAGATCGAGACACTGGTTCATGTCCCAGAAATCattcattttattcattttacgTAATGGAATGCCAAAGGGATTGACAGCAGATTGCAGTGAGGTGACTCACAAGACTGTGGAACACGGATGTGGTGCATCAGGTGGGATAACTGCAGCATCTGAGGATACAGCAAGTGTAGAACAATCAGAATCACTGAATGTCcccagtgggaagggacccacaaggatctcCAGTCCAGCTCCCAGAGTGAGgctgcacagcaaaagcttggcTGGGAGAGGCTCTGCTTAGTGCTATGAACCTGTTTTATGAAATCAGATTGATTTACAAAGGATGATTTACTCAAAAGCTTGATTTACtcaaaaggttcttccccccgggggtgctgggcactgcccgggctccccagggaacgggcccggccccgaggctgccagagctgcaggagcgtttggacagcgctctcagggatgcccaggctggggttgttggggtgtctgtgcagggccaggggctgcactgatgatccctgagggtcccttccagctcaggatattctgggattctgtgatactcagctataaaaagagaaagcaaaatatccAAGTAGTTCTAACAGCTTTAATTAACAGCAGTGTGAGTGCAACTCTGTGCTGTGCCAAGCCACTGGACCCACTGGAGCCCGGGAGGAAGCGGGTGGGATCCAGGTGCTGGATACGGGAAGGTGTAGGAGGATGGAGAGAGCCCGAtttccctctgtctccacaCAGAATGTTCCCCTTCCCTCACTCAGCTGGGGGCTGGGAGGTCTCTAAAGGTGGGACAGGGAAGATCTCCCTGTCTCCCAGGTGACAACGGGGACGCGGTGATCTGTGTGCAAGTGGACAGAGGACAGACAATGGGGACCGCTGTCCACAAGGGCCCCTTGAAGTTGGGtttctgaaatttctttgaATCACCCCCGGCCGGGCCCAGCACCACCCCAGTGGCGGGGCCGGCCTAGAACCCCTGAGAACGGGGAAACCGGGGGTGAGAAAAGGGCTGACGGGGGACTCGGTGGAGGGATGCGGAGGCCGTGAGGGGCCCGGACAGCGGGACTTATCCCCGGGCGGGCACCATCCCCTGCAGGGCCCGGCCGGGCCGCGGGGCAGCCAGGCCGCGTTGCCATGGCGACGGGTCCGCCTCCTTCCCGGCGTGCCCCGCGCCCGCACCTGACGCCACACCCGGAAGTGTTGCCATGGCGGCGGGCGCGCTCCGGGGGCTCGTGGGCGCTCTGGAGACGCACCGGGGCCGCGATCGGGCGGTGAGTGAGGGGTCTGAGCCCTCCGGTACCGGGCGGTGAGTGGAGGGTCTGAACCCACCCGCACTGGGTGGTGAGTGACAGGAGGGAGGGTCTGAGCCCTCCGGTCCCGGGCAGTGAACGACGAGGCCCGACTCTGTTGTGGCGACCCACCCTAAAGGGGAAAGAAGCACCTGAGAGATTCGTGAGTGTTCGTTGGTGGAAAGGAAGGACAAAGGTAGAGGGTCCACAAACAGAGTTTTATCGGTAAATTATTCGCGCTTGGGATGGAAATGGGTATGGGAGTGCCCTTGAGCACAGGGCAATGGAGTTTGggtaaagggaaaagaaggtgAAGAGGGAGAGGCGAattagggaaaggaaaagagaaagaaagaagaaaagagggagaaaaagagaggagaaagagagaaaaagaggtaATCAGCCCTGGTTCCAGCATCACCTTCCCCGGCCTCTGCACCCGGTGGTTCCGGGGCGGCCGGGCCAGGCGCTGACCGGGCCGGGCGCTGACCGGGCCGTGCCCCCGCAGGTCCGGGCGCTGTCCTACGGCTGCCAGCTGGCGGGGGGAGCGCTGCCCGGGCCCGCGGGGCTGCCCGGGGGGCTCCTGGCCGCCtctgcccagctcagctcctgccgCACCGCCCTGCGCCTCTTCGACGACCTGGCCATGCTCCGGCACAGCTGCAGCTACGGGCTGGGCCCCGAGGTGAGCGGGGGGCCGGGGGTCCCCGCcagccccccccggccccgccgcgggcgTGCCCCATGTGCGGCTCCCCGCAGGGCGAGGACGCACTGGTGCGGGGGCTCTCGGTGCTCTGCAACGTGGCCAACCAGCTCTACTACCCCTGCGAGCACCTGGCGTGGGCGGCGGATGTCGGCATCGTCCGCGCCGGCTCCCAGAAGTGGTGGACGCGGAGCACGGCgctgtggggctgtgccctgctcctggGCATCCTGCGGTACGGCCGGGATGGGCACGGGAGGGGCGGGCATGACCCCAGTGCCCTGGCACCAAAGCTGTAGGAGGTGCTCTTCTTCATTGAGGCAGTTAGtgcatgaggaaaaaaaccctcctgtTTGGTGCTGTAGGAGAAATAATTCTGTTCTTTTCAGGTCCCTGAGAATCTTGTTCCAGTTAAGAAGAAAACTGAACCAGCACAAGTGGTAGGATTTCCCTCCGTGGCTGTGCAGCTAGTCATgcaatcccagaatggtttgggttggaagagacattAAAGCcaacccagtgccaccctctgccatgggcagggacacctcccactatcccaggctgctccaagccccaatgtccagcctggccttgggcactgccagggatccaggggcagccccagctgctctgggcaccctgtgccagggcctgcccaccctcccagggaacaattccttcccaagatcccatccagccctgccctctggcactgggaagccattccctgggtcctgtccctccagcccttgtccaaagtccctctcctgTAATCCACCCACATCTGTCAGTTCTCACTTGTAGCCATCACAGTTATTAGGACATTCTGGGCTGTCACTAATATCACCTTTTCTTCCAGCAGCACTTCTTCACCTCAGAGCCAGCAGAAGCTGAGAGCCCAGGTGAAGGCTGAAGTTCTGAGCATCCTCATGGACACAGCAGATCTCTCCAACGCAATCCACTGGCTGCCTCCAGGATTCCTCTGGGCAGGAAGGTTCCCTCCATGGTTAGTAGGGCTCCTGGGGACCATCTCCTCCCTGATTGGAATCTACCAGGCATCAAGAGGAGCAAATTCTGAAGCTGCTTAAGCCATAACTGAGCTTCAGGAGCCCAGTTATCACATGGTAGAAGTGCCTTTAGTGAGGCAGGGTGTATTTTAACTTTCCTGGGTCGATGATTGTCATTCCAGATATCCCATAATCGGGACTGGAATCAAGATGCCTGTTGCAGAGGGGATTGTTTGTAGTTGACAATTTTTATCACTCTTCATCAG
Protein-coding regions in this window:
- the PEX11G gene encoding peroxisomal membrane protein 11C isoform X1, with the translated sequence MAAGALRGLVGALETHRGRDRAVRALSYGCQLAGGALPGPAGLPGGLLAASAQLSSCRTALRLFDDLAMLRHSCSYGLGPEGEDALVRGLSVLCNVANQLYYPCEHLAWAADVGIVRAGSQKWWTRSTALWGCALLLGILRSLRILFQLRRKLNQHKCSTSSPQSQQKLRAQVKAEVLSILMDTADLSNAIHWLPPGFLWAGRFPPWLVGLLGTISSLIGIYQASRGANSEAA
- the PEX11G gene encoding peroxisomal membrane protein 11C isoform X3; protein product: MLRHSCSYGLGPEGEDALVRGLSVLCNVANQLYYPCEHLAWAADVGIVRAGSQKWWTRSTALWGCALLLGILRSLRILFQLRRKLNQHKCSTSSPQSQQKLRAQVKAEVLSILMDTADLSNAIHWLPPGFLWAGRFPPWLVGLLGTISSLIGIYQASRGANSEAA
- the PEX11G gene encoding peroxisomal membrane protein 11C isoform X2; this translates as MAAGALRGLVGALETHRGRDRAVRALSYGCQLAGGALPGPAGLPGGLLAASAQLSSCRTALRLFDDLAMLRHSCSYGLGPEGEDALVRGLSVLCNVANQLYYPCEHLAWAADVGIVRAGSQKWWTRSTALWGCALLLGILRSLRILFQLRRKLNQHKCTSSPQSQQKLRAQVKAEVLSILMDTADLSNAIHWLPPGFLWAGRFPPWLVGLLGTISSLIGIYQASRGANSEAA